A genomic stretch from Nitrospirota bacterium includes:
- the queD gene encoding 6-carboxytetrahydropterin synthase QueD — protein sequence MYELTIETIFSAAHQLRGYKGKCEALHGHNWKVQVHILAERLNDLDIAIDFHDLKSYTNEIVEQLDHGALNEIFPFTEINPSSENIARWIFDSLKRKIDDENIRVSAVTVWESDTASATYYED from the coding sequence ATGTATGAACTTACAATAGAGACCATTTTTTCAGCAGCCCATCAGCTCAGGGGCTATAAGGGGAAGTGCGAGGCCCTTCATGGTCATAACTGGAAGGTTCAGGTCCATATACTTGCCGAGAGGTTGAATGATTTGGATATAGCAATAGATTTTCATGACCTGAAGAGTTATACAAACGAGATTGTCGAGCAACTCGACCATGGGGCTCTGAATGAGATATTCCCCTTTACTGAAATAAATCCTTCATCTGAGAACATTGCCAGGTGGATATTCGACTCCCTCAAGAGGAAGATTGATGATGAAAACATCAGGGTCTCGGCAGTCACTGTCTGGGAGTCGGATACTGCATCAGCCACATACTATGAAGATTGA
- the hpt gene encoding hypoxanthine phosphoribosyltransferase, whose product MVIGKPLLTAEEIQAKVKELARQISNDYEGRELLVVGLLKGAFMFFSDLVRHIQVPLTIDFIIASSYAKTDTTGEVKIHCDMREEIEDRDVLIVEDIVDTGITLNYLRERFLARLPRSLKICALLDKIDRRIVDVPIDYKGFEIPNKYVVGYGLDYDNKYRNLPYIAIFKRSD is encoded by the coding sequence ATGGTCATAGGCAAACCTTTATTGACAGCGGAAGAGATTCAGGCAAAGGTGAAGGAACTCGCCCGGCAAATCTCAAATGATTATGAGGGCAGGGAACTGCTCGTGGTGGGGCTGCTGAAGGGGGCATTCATGTTTTTTTCCGACCTCGTCAGGCATATTCAGGTACCCCTGACCATCGACTTTATTATAGCCTCAAGCTATGCAAAGACGGACACTACCGGCGAAGTGAAGATACACTGCGACATGAGGGAGGAGATAGAGGACAGGGACGTCCTGATAGTTGAGGATATTGTTGACACCGGGATAACCCTGAACTACCTCAGGGAGAGGTTTTTGGCAAGGTTGCCGAGGTCACTGAAGATTTGTGCCCTTCTCGACAAAATTGACAGACGTATTGTAGATGTGCCGATTGATTACAAGGGGTTTGAAATACCGAACAAATACGTTGTGGGTTATGGCCTGGATTACGACAACAAATACAGGAACCTCCCCTATATCGCAATATTTAAAAGAAGTGACTGA